From the genome of Triticum aestivum cultivar Chinese Spring chromosome 3B, IWGSC CS RefSeq v2.1, whole genome shotgun sequence, one region includes:
- the LOC123065168 gene encoding uncharacterized protein, producing MAPTEKRSCRGSGETTGSPHAARHPSPCTEHLHDTLDEVEVGELDPHGQPARMVTDPGQVAWHALDLKFPREQSESDWSDWSEGDGRVIEGEEKDCPGNEVVDSDDDDDNCNGQLVYKDKKPNTKIICPGKLYPESEAEEIEQEWIERYCKQMGEYSKLFDDILAREHHDDSTTLPPFPMKLLPPTTSLCFMEGYCYHSVYKTHDTSTTPSTLGYRTPQQMLQFFSMRLPSSGLSYPISVYGILAVRDDLDQRRNYLFNCPRDTAVEIVNQESFDLPLCSPCRGIYVLDEALLEVDLWVKKEGNGSADKHILSAYAEIEVRANFDIMLGGRIPGVDCNLDLKYMIIARSIEAVVQVYAEVDHPHHVKFTALSTGYDDEIVLFDDKISGSVKLFQHIVAVKRNENLDVLLRVDESLFQWTFHDEYVGPVSSPDDSILQYGQFFVRVLFAPKNSA from the exons ATGGCGCCAACGGAGAAGCGATCCTGCCGCGGATCAGGGGAAACAACGGGTTCGCCTCACGCCGCCCGCCACCCCAGCCCTTGCACGGAGCACCTCCATGATACGCTGGATGAGGTGGAGGTAGGCGAACTCGACCCCCATGGCCAGCCGGCGCGCATGGTCACCG ATCCTGGTCAGGTTGCCTGGCATGCTCTGGACCTCAAGTTCCCACGGGAGCAGAGCGAATCAGACTGGAGCGACTGGAGCGAGGGCGATGGCCGAGTGATTGAAGGGGAGGAGAAAGATTGCCCAG GGAATGAAGTAGTCGAtagcgatgatgatgacgacaactgCAATGGCCAACTCGTTTACAAGGACAAAAAACCAAACACGAAGATAATCTGCCCAG GAAAGCTCTATCCTGAGAGCGAAGCAGAGGAAATTGAGCAGGAATGGATTGAGAGGTACTGCAAGCAGATGGGAGAATACTCGAAACTGTTTGATGACATTCTGGCCCGGGAGCACCACGACGATTCTACTACTTTGCCTCCTTTTCCTATGAAACTGCTCCCTCCCACAACATCTCTATGCTTCATGGAGGGGTACTGCTACCACAGTGTTTACAAGACCCATGATACTTCTACCA CTCCATCAACTCTTGGATATCGCACACCACAACAGATGCTACAGTTCTTTTCAATGAGGTTACCAAGCTCTGGGCTCTCCTATCCCATTAGTGTGTATGGAATACTTGCTGTTCGCGATGACTTGGACCAGCGACGGAATTACCTCTTTAACTGTCCTAGAGATACTGCTGTAGAGATTGTGAATCAG GAATCCTTTGACTTGCCTCTTTGTAGCCCGTGTCGAGGAATATATGTACTGGACGAGGCACTACTAGAAGTTGATCTCTGGGTAAAGAAGGAGGGGAATGGATCAGCTGACAAGCATATACTTTCTGCATATGCTGAGATTGAAGTCCGTGCAAATTTTGATATTATGCTGGGTGGTCGGATTCCTGGTGTTGATTGCAACTTGGACCTGAAATACATGATCATTGCACGAAGTATTGAGGCGGTAGTACAAGTCTATGCAGAGGTTGACCATCCTCATCACGTGAAGTTCACTGCTTTAAGCACTGGCTATGACGATGAGATTGTGCTGTTTGATGACAAGATATCTGGGAGTGTGAAACTGTTCCAACATATTGTCGCGGTTAAGAGAAATGAAAATTTGGATGTTCTTCTAAGAGTCGATGAATCGCTGTTTCAGTGGACTTTTCATGATGAGTATGTTGGACCCGTCAGTTCTCCCGATGACTCAATCCTTCAGTATGGCCAGTTTTTTGTGAGGGTGCTTTTTGCTCCAAAGAACTCTGCATGA